Proteins encoded by one window of Winogradskyella sp. PG-2:
- a CDS encoding polyprenyl synthetase family protein: protein MKITEQIKQPIAYEMELFEQKFQLSMASKVALLNRITHYIVNRKGKQMRPMFVFLVAKMMNNGEVRERTYRGASVIELIHTATLVHDDVVDDSNRRRGFFSINALWKNKIAVLIGDYLLSKGLLLSIDNNDFDLLKIISVAVREMSEGELLQIEKARQLDITEEVYYDIIRQKTATLIAACCSLGAASVKPNSPDVETMRKFGELIGMAFQIKDDLFDYGEEAIGKPTGIDIKEQKMTLPLIYVLNNCSKKEKSWLINSVKSHNKDKKRVKEVIAFVKIKGGLEYAITRMKEFQKEALVLLHTYPQSEYRASLKLMVDYVIDRKK from the coding sequence ATGAAAATAACCGAACAAATAAAACAACCAATCGCCTATGAGATGGAACTTTTCGAGCAAAAGTTTCAACTTTCTATGGCTAGTAAGGTGGCGTTGTTAAATCGAATTACCCACTATATTGTTAATAGAAAAGGCAAGCAAATGCGACCTATGTTTGTGTTTTTGGTAGCTAAAATGATGAATAATGGCGAAGTGAGAGAGCGTACCTATAGAGGAGCTTCGGTTATTGAGTTAATACATACTGCGACTTTAGTTCATGATGATGTTGTAGATGATAGCAACCGTAGACGTGGTTTTTTCTCGATTAATGCACTATGGAAAAATAAAATTGCAGTTCTCATAGGTGATTATTTATTATCAAAAGGATTATTACTCTCTATCGATAATAATGATTTTGATTTACTTAAAATCATTTCAGTTGCTGTACGGGAGATGAGTGAAGGAGAGTTACTTCAAATAGAAAAGGCAAGGCAACTTGATATAACTGAAGAAGTTTATTATGATATTATCAGGCAAAAAACGGCTACTTTAATAGCGGCTTGTTGTAGTCTTGGTGCAGCTTCTGTAAAACCTAATTCGCCAGATGTAGAAACTATGCGAAAGTTTGGTGAACTCATAGGTATGGCATTTCAAATAAAAGATGATTTATTTGATTATGGTGAAGAAGCTATTGGTAAACCAACAGGCATAGATATTAAGGAACAAAAGATGACCTTACCTCTAATATATGTGCTTAACAACTGCTCTAAAAAGGAAAAGTCTTGGCTTATTAATTCAGTAAAAAGTCATAATAAAGACAAAAAACGTGTTAAGGAAGTCATTGCTTTTGTAAAAATTAAAGGGGGATTAGAATACGCCATTACAAGAATGAAGGAATTTCAAAAAGAAGCGTTGGTTTTATTACATACTTATCCTCAATCAGAATATAGAGCGTCTTTAAAGCTCATGGTTGATTACGTTATTGACAGAAAAAAATAA
- a CDS encoding T9SS-dependent choice-of-anchor J family protein, giving the protein MKKITLLILILSICFTSYAQLPETFDSEIPATWAIFPGENGLGAAQTWGHNAGGFPLIIWEDVAGGLAEDWLVTPQVSITAATNLLNVDLTDLNAGNFNSNISIRVSDGLSQTTIADFSAPLLTVAETDIATAQTFQTFTVDLSAYIGSSVYIAFIMTNDDGDGWILDNVDLTGGCANPTVTFDDFTQTTADISMATSGNYDVEWGIFPYTQGSGGSTATVTGGDTYQLTGLTSGISYNVFVRQDCGGGEFSNYTETIVGTSPSNLNTLPYTEDVEPDANQALLLNFGFSFAGTGSWNFNLDDNTDGDTTNDFSNDGLASLFANNTTTTTDADAWLYIGPFNLTTDNEYTFSFFQRNLAVASATRPNKDIEIAVSTTNDGTGDTILLTLDDLDNIGYLERMVTYTPTVSGDFYFGIHDKSSFLASATAGNSVFVDTFSVTSQPLSIDEFDQNTFTHSYSKTQKMLNLESSNMAMTGLNIYSILGQKVASRTLAGNNASIDVSSLTDGIYLAKVNIGGNSKTIKFVKN; this is encoded by the coding sequence ATGAAAAAAATTACTTTATTAATTTTAATACTAAGCATTTGTTTTACAAGCTACGCTCAGTTGCCTGAAACTTTTGACAGTGAAATCCCTGCAACATGGGCAATATTTCCAGGAGAAAATGGATTGGGAGCAGCTCAAACTTGGGGACATAATGCAGGTGGATTTCCATTAATTATATGGGAAGACGTAGCTGGTGGTTTAGCTGAAGATTGGCTAGTAACTCCGCAGGTTAGTATTACTGCCGCTACAAATTTACTTAACGTTGATCTTACAGATTTAAATGCTGGTAATTTTAATTCTAACATAAGCATTAGAGTTTCAGATGGGTTAAGTCAAACTACCATTGCAGATTTTTCGGCACCTCTATTAACTGTAGCTGAAACAGACATAGCAACAGCTCAAACCTTTCAGACATTCACGGTAGATTTAAGTGCTTATATTGGTTCTAGTGTTTATATTGCTTTTATAATGACCAATGATGATGGAGATGGTTGGATATTAGACAATGTTGATTTAACTGGCGGTTGTGCAAACCCTACTGTTACATTTGACGATTTCACTCAAACGACAGCTGATATATCTATGGCGACATCAGGGAATTATGATGTAGAATGGGGGATTTTCCCATATACGCAAGGTTCTGGAGGTAGTACTGCAACCGTTACAGGTGGAGATACATATCAATTAACAGGTTTAACTTCTGGAATTTCCTATAATGTTTTTGTAAGACAAGACTGTGGTGGTGGTGAATTCTCAAACTATACAGAAACAATTGTTGGAACAAGCCCATCTAATTTGAACACTTTGCCATATACTGAGGATGTTGAACCAGATGCAAACCAGGCCTTATTATTAAATTTTGGTTTTAGTTTCGCAGGAACAGGTAGTTGGAACTTTAATCTTGATGATAATACTGATGGTGATACTACCAATGATTTCTCCAATGATGGTCTTGCTTCGTTATTTGCAAACAATACTACGACGACAACTGATGCTGATGCTTGGCTTTATATTGGGCCTTTCAATTTAACAACAGATAATGAATATACTTTTTCATTTTTTCAGAGAAACCTAGCAGTTGCATCTGCAACTAGACCTAATAAGGATATTGAAATTGCTGTTTCTACCACTAATGATGGCACAGGAGATACAATATTACTAACATTGGATGACTTAGACAATATCGGTTATCTTGAAAGAATGGTTACCTACACGCCTACAGTATCTGGTGATTTTTATTTCGGTATTCATGATAAATCTAGTTTTCTAGCTTCGGCTACGGCTGGAAATTCAGTTTTTGTAGATACATTTAGTGTAACAAGTCAACCACTAAGTATAGATGAATTTGATCAAAACACATTTACACATAGTTATAGCAAAACTCAGAAAATGCTTAATTTAGAATCGTCTAATATGGCTATGACTGGTTTAAATATTTATTCCATTTTAGGTCAAAAAGTTGCTTCTAGAACTTTAGCTGGTAATAATGCATCTATTGATGTATCATCTTTAACGGATGGTATTTACTTAGCTAAAGTGAATATTGGCGGGAATTCTAAAACGATTAAATTTGTTAAAAATTAA
- the rlmN gene encoding 23S rRNA (adenine(2503)-C(2))-methyltransferase RlmN, with amino-acid sequence MEIKKKDIRALTKEQLREFFVSNGDKAFRGNQVYEWLWQKSVHSFEDMTNISLETRQILKDNFVINHIKVDQMQRSSDGTIKNAVRLHDDLIVESVLIPTASRTTACVSSQVGCSLDCKFCATARLKRMRNLNPDEIYDQVVAIDNESRLYHNRPLSNIVFMGMGEPLMNYNNVLKAIDKITSPEGLGMSPKRIVVSTSGVPKMIKKMADDDVKFKLAVSLHSAIDEVRTSIMPFNATFPLNDLREALQYWYAKTKNRITYEYVVWNGINDQRKDVDALVEFCKFAPSKVNIIEYNPIDDGEFQQANSKAIDMYVKILEANNITVTVRRSRGKDIDAACGQLANKS; translated from the coding sequence ATGGAAATAAAAAAGAAAGACATACGTGCCTTAACTAAAGAACAACTCCGAGAGTTCTTTGTGAGCAATGGTGACAAAGCCTTTAGAGGAAATCAGGTCTATGAATGGTTATGGCAAAAGTCAGTACATAGTTTTGAGGATATGACAAATATTTCTTTAGAAACACGTCAGATACTTAAAGATAACTTTGTGATTAATCACATCAAAGTAGATCAAATGCAACGCAGTTCTGACGGAACAATAAAGAATGCTGTTCGACTTCATGATGACTTAATAGTAGAATCTGTTTTAATTCCTACAGCTTCAAGAACAACTGCTTGTGTATCCTCACAAGTTGGATGTAGTTTAGATTGTAAATTTTGTGCTACAGCAAGATTAAAGCGTATGCGTAACCTTAATCCAGATGAAATATACGATCAAGTAGTTGCTATAGATAACGAAAGTAGATTATATCATAACAGACCTTTGAGTAATATCGTATTTATGGGAATGGGTGAACCACTCATGAACTATAATAATGTACTGAAGGCTATAGATAAAATAACATCACCAGAAGGTTTAGGAATGTCTCCTAAAAGAATTGTAGTGTCTACTTCAGGTGTCCCAAAGATGATTAAGAAAATGGCAGACGATGATGTTAAGTTTAAACTTGCTGTTTCTTTACATTCTGCAATAGACGAAGTAAGAACGTCTATTATGCCTTTTAATGCTACATTTCCTTTAAATGATTTAAGAGAGGCTCTTCAATATTGGTATGCGAAAACTAAGAATAGAATTACCTATGAATATGTGGTTTGGAATGGAATAAATGACCAGCGAAAAGACGTAGATGCATTGGTTGAATTTTGCAAATTTGCACCAAGTAAAGTTAATATTATAGAATACAATCCAATAGATGATGGTGAGTTTCAGCAAGCTAATTCAAAAGCTATAGATATGTATGTTAAAATTCTTGAAGCCAATAATATTACAGTAACTGTAAGACGAAGCAGAGGAAAGGATATTGATGCTGCTTGTGGACAGTTGGCTAATAAAAGTTAA
- the queA gene encoding tRNA preQ1(34) S-adenosylmethionine ribosyltransferase-isomerase QueA, translated as MKLSHFSFDLPEELLAEHPAEHRDESRLMVLNREKQTIEHKMFKDVIDYFDEGDVMILNNTKVFPARLYGNKEKTGARIEVFLLRELNQDQRLWDVLVDPARKIRIGNKLYFGDDETLVAEVIDNTTSRGRTLRFLYDGSYTDFRRKLTQLGETPLPKYINRDVEPEDEERYQTIFAKNEGAVAAPTAGLHFSKHLLKRLEIKGVEMAEVTLHVGLGTFNPVEVEDLSKHKMDSEEIVITEQAADKINKGINNKRRVCAVGTTSMRTIESSVSSNGRLNDYEGWTNKFIFPPYDFSIANCMITNFHTPKSTLLMMTSAFAGHDFMKKAYEEAVKEKYKFYSYGDAMLII; from the coding sequence ATGAAATTATCACACTTTAGTTTTGACCTTCCAGAAGAATTATTAGCAGAACATCCTGCAGAACACAGAGATGAATCTAGGTTAATGGTCCTTAACAGAGAAAAACAAACTATTGAGCATAAAATGTTCAAAGATGTTATCGATTACTTTGATGAAGGTGATGTGATGATTTTGAATAACACAAAAGTATTTCCGGCTAGACTTTATGGTAATAAAGAAAAAACAGGAGCCCGTATCGAAGTATTTTTATTACGCGAATTAAACCAGGATCAACGTCTTTGGGATGTTTTAGTAGATCCTGCACGTAAAATTAGAATCGGTAATAAATTATACTTTGGTGATGACGAAACTTTAGTCGCTGAGGTTATAGACAATACAACGTCAAGAGGAAGAACATTGCGTTTTCTTTATGATGGATCTTATACAGATTTTAGAAGGAAATTAACTCAACTTGGAGAAACGCCTTTACCTAAATACATTAATAGAGACGTTGAACCAGAAGATGAAGAGCGTTACCAAACAATTTTCGCAAAGAATGAAGGAGCTGTTGCTGCACCAACTGCAGGTTTGCACTTTTCTAAACATTTATTAAAACGTTTAGAAATAAAAGGTGTTGAAATGGCAGAAGTAACTTTACATGTAGGTTTAGGAACCTTTAATCCAGTTGAAGTAGAAGATTTGTCTAAGCACAAAATGGATAGTGAAGAGATTGTTATTACTGAGCAAGCTGCCGATAAAATTAATAAAGGGATTAACAACAAAAGACGTGTTTGTGCTGTAGGTACAACATCAATGCGTACTATCGAAAGTTCAGTATCATCTAACGGAAGATTAAATGATTATGAAGGATGGACTAATAAATTTATTTTTCCACCTTATGATTTTAGTATAGCTAATTGTATGATTACTAACTTTCATACACCAAAGTCAACATTATTAATGATGACATCTGCTTTTGCAGGTCATGATTTTATGAAGAAAGCTTATGAAGAAGCCGTGAAAGAAAAATATAAATTTTATTCTTATGGTGATGCCATGCTCATCATCTAA
- a CDS encoding 3-phosphoshikimate 1-carboxyvinyltransferase — MDIRIQKSKLLNHQNIKITGSKSESNRLLLLQALYPEISIENLSNSDDSVLMQKALTTNNEIVDIHHAGTAMRFLTAYFSIQNDREVILTGSSRMKERPIKILVDALRALGADIQYLENDGYPPIKITGKKLTKSRVALKANVSSQYISALLLIASRLENGLELNLEGKITSVPYIKMTLSLLNEVGIETSFIENTIKVKSNASNLKPKVLTVESDWSSASYFYSLIALSDVGSEITISSYKIQSLQGDSVLAEIYQSFDVETHYNENSVRLVKVNDTLAKDLNFHLSDAPDIAQTIAVTAYGLGKACEMTGLHTLKIKETDRLVALKTELEKLGADVSITDESLSLKSSNTINPNVSIVTYKDHRMAMAFAPLGLKTSIIIEKADVVSKSYPQFWEDFKGIGFNLK; from the coding sequence ATGGACATCAGAATCCAAAAATCTAAGCTTCTTAATCATCAGAATATTAAAATCACTGGATCCAAAAGTGAATCTAATCGGTTACTATTACTACAAGCACTTTACCCTGAAATTTCAATAGAGAATTTATCTAATTCAGATGATTCTGTGTTAATGCAAAAAGCATTGACAACAAATAACGAAATTGTAGATATCCATCATGCTGGTACTGCTATGCGATTTCTTACAGCATATTTTTCTATTCAAAACGATAGAGAAGTAATTTTAACAGGTTCTTCTCGTATGAAAGAACGACCTATAAAAATATTAGTCGATGCATTGAGGGCGTTAGGAGCAGATATTCAGTATTTAGAAAATGATGGTTATCCACCAATAAAGATTACAGGAAAAAAACTCACAAAGAGCAGAGTAGCTTTAAAAGCAAATGTAAGTAGTCAATATATTTCTGCATTATTGTTAATTGCTTCTAGATTAGAAAATGGACTTGAATTAAATTTAGAAGGGAAAATCACTTCAGTACCATACATTAAAATGACGCTAAGTCTTTTAAATGAGGTTGGTATAGAAACTAGTTTTATAGAAAATACGATTAAAGTAAAATCAAACGCTTCAAATTTAAAACCTAAGGTGTTAACTGTAGAATCAGATTGGTCTTCAGCTTCTTATTTTTATAGCCTTATTGCATTGAGCGATGTTGGCTCAGAAATCACTATTTCATCATACAAGATACAAAGTTTACAAGGGGATTCAGTTTTAGCAGAAATCTATCAAAGTTTTGATGTAGAAACTCATTATAACGAAAATTCTGTTCGTTTAGTTAAAGTAAATGACACATTAGCAAAAGATTTAAATTTTCATTTAAGTGATGCGCCAGATATTGCACAGACGATTGCAGTTACAGCTTATGGTTTAGGTAAAGCTTGTGAGATGACAGGTTTACATACCCTTAAAATCAAAGAAACAGATAGATTAGTAGCACTTAAAACTGAATTAGAAAAGTTGGGAGCTGACGTTAGTATTACTGACGAATCTCTAAGTTTAAAATCTTCAAATACAATTAATCCAAATGTTTCAATAGTAACATACAAAGATCATCGTATGGCAATGGCATTTGCACCACTCGGGTTAAAAACTTCAATTATAATTGAAAAAGCAGATGTTGTTAGCAAATCTTATCCTCAATTTTGGGAAGATTTTAAGGGGATTGGTTTCAATTTAAAATAA
- a CDS encoding nucleotide pyrophosphohydrolase has protein sequence MNIKNSQKEVDDWIKEHGVRYFNELTNMAQLTEEVGEVARIIARRYGEQSEKESDKDKDLGEELADVMFVVLCLANQTGIDLQDAFDKKMDKKTKRDHDRHHNNEKLK, from the coding sequence ATGAATATTAAAAATTCACAAAAAGAAGTCGACGATTGGATTAAAGAACATGGAGTACGTTACTTTAATGAGCTTACTAATATGGCCCAACTCACAGAGGAAGTTGGAGAAGTAGCACGCATAATTGCTAGACGTTATGGTGAGCAAAGTGAAAAAGAAAGTGATAAGGATAAAGACTTAGGAGAAGAATTAGCGGATGTTATGTTTGTGGTTTTATGTTTAGCAAACCAAACAGGAATTGATTTACAAGATGCGTTTGATAAAAAAATGGATAAAAAAACAAAACGAGATCACGATAGACATCATAATAATGAGAAATTAAAGTAG
- a CDS encoding DUF3857 domain-containing protein yields MKNLLLIYTFVFSLNQINGQNYDFGKVSKSELQEKYYPTDSSASAAILYRSENIIFTFNQNNGFTQQKEVEMRIKIYNKEGFDWANKKVYLYKGSGGNNENIKGLKGTTYNLEGGKIKKEKLKSDGIFKEEASEIYEATSFTLRNVKVGSVIEYKYTISSPFVQLDDINVQYAIPVKKIDVSVATPQFYRYNVRLNPKAFYNVNYTTTRKDKILSTSRKVENGSYVGSGVSRKSSETRYFDNVVMLSEENIPSLKAESYSGNINNYKAKLSLELEARLNLDGVVEKSFASSWDRVAKNIYESNSFGGQIEKFSFYKDDLSTITQGIDNDFQKAFLVESLVKSKVKWNGNYGKYAQKGIRSAYKDGEGNVADLNLLVTSMLRSLGVNANPVLISTRNNGVPLFPTREGFNYVICVVQSGNSYLLIDATERFSGNNVLPERVLNWQGRVILEGGRSRWINIKPNKKSTESTMLNVTVNDDFSANGKVRKSYTSYLAMSYRNRYTNLSKDDHIKSIEANKGDIEISELSFENDKDISKPVKITYDYELSDGIDEVGDKLYFSPLLFLATKENPFKLEERIYPIDFVLPYQDKFLVNILMPEGYKVESLPKSEALAFKDGAVKFEYIFKESGKYLQLSMKLEINNPIVQSLDYQDFKSFFSKVVEKQAEQIVLTKA; encoded by the coding sequence ATGAAAAATTTATTACTCATTTATACATTCGTTTTTTCTCTAAATCAAATCAATGGTCAAAACTATGATTTTGGTAAAGTCTCAAAAAGCGAATTGCAAGAAAAATATTACCCAACAGATTCTAGTGCAAGCGCTGCAATTCTATATAGAAGCGAAAATATTATATTCACTTTTAATCAAAATAACGGGTTTACGCAGCAAAAAGAGGTTGAAATGCGTATAAAAATATATAATAAGGAAGGTTTTGATTGGGCCAATAAAAAGGTATATCTCTACAAAGGGAGTGGAGGAAATAATGAAAATATAAAAGGATTAAAAGGAACGACATATAATTTAGAAGGTGGTAAGATTAAGAAGGAAAAATTAAAAAGTGACGGAATTTTTAAGGAAGAAGCATCTGAGATTTACGAGGCAACTTCATTTACACTGCGAAACGTAAAGGTTGGATCTGTAATAGAATATAAATATACAATATCATCTCCCTTTGTTCAGTTAGATGATATTAATGTACAGTATGCTATTCCTGTCAAAAAAATAGATGTTAGTGTAGCTACTCCTCAATTCTATAGATACAATGTTCGCTTGAATCCGAAGGCTTTCTATAATGTAAATTATACAACAACCAGAAAAGATAAAATTTTAAGTACCAGCAGAAAAGTTGAAAATGGTAGTTATGTAGGTTCAGGCGTTTCTCGTAAGAGTAGTGAAACAAGATATTTCGATAATGTAGTGATGCTTTCAGAAGAAAACATTCCTTCATTAAAGGCAGAATCTTACTCAGGAAATATTAATAACTACAAAGCAAAATTAAGTTTAGAATTAGAGGCGAGATTAAATTTGGATGGTGTTGTAGAAAAATCATTTGCTTCAAGTTGGGATAGAGTTGCTAAAAACATATATGAGAGTAATAGCTTTGGAGGTCAAATTGAAAAATTTAGTTTTTATAAAGATGATCTAAGTACCATAACTCAAGGCATTGATAATGATTTTCAGAAAGCATTTTTAGTTGAAAGTTTAGTGAAGTCAAAAGTTAAATGGAATGGTAATTATGGAAAATATGCTCAAAAAGGAATTCGATCTGCTTATAAAGATGGTGAAGGTAATGTTGCGGACCTAAATCTATTGGTGACTTCAATGCTGAGATCTTTGGGTGTAAATGCAAATCCTGTATTAATAAGTACTAGAAACAATGGTGTTCCATTATTCCCAACGAGAGAAGGTTTTAATTATGTGATTTGTGTAGTTCAAAGCGGTAATAGTTATTTATTAATTGATGCTACAGAAAGATTTAGTGGTAATAATGTATTGCCAGAGCGTGTTTTAAATTGGCAAGGACGTGTTATTTTAGAAGGAGGCAGGTCGAGATGGATAAATATAAAACCGAATAAAAAATCTACCGAATCTACAATGTTGAATGTGACTGTTAATGATGATTTCTCAGCAAATGGTAAAGTGAGGAAAAGCTACACGTCGTATTTGGCAATGTCATATAGAAATAGATATACTAACCTAAGTAAAGATGACCATATTAAATCTATAGAAGCCAATAAAGGAGATATAGAAATTAGCGAATTAAGTTTTGAAAACGATAAGGATATAAGTAAACCTGTTAAAATAACTTATGATTATGAATTGTCTGATGGTATAGACGAAGTGGGAGATAAACTTTATTTTTCACCATTATTATTTTTGGCAACCAAAGAGAATCCTTTTAAATTAGAAGAGCGCATATATCCTATTGATTTTGTCTTGCCATACCAAGATAAATTTTTAGTTAATATCCTCATGCCAGAAGGTTATAAGGTTGAGTCTTTACCAAAAAGTGAAGCTCTAGCATTTAAAGATGGTGCTGTAAAATTTGAGTATATATTTAAAGAAAGCGGTAAGTATTTACAATTAAGTATGAAATTAGAAATTAATAATCCTATAGTACAATCATTAGATTATCAGGATTTTAAGTCTTTTTTTAGCAAAGTTGTAGAAAAACAAGCAGAACAAATAGTTTTAACTAAAGCCTAG
- a CDS encoding DUF3857 domain-containing protein, whose product MPRIKSILSLFLLFISFYSFSQTEDAYSALLVPDELKTKVNAVVRYEQKIVEIISVEEIKVTKKRITTVFNKYGNRHINAGEGYDSHREIKDIEARIYDASGEEIKKIKERDFVDASAVSQISIYEDDRVKYLKYIPVKYPYTVEYTSEVKYKSTAFFPNWQPIDDFYLSVQHAEYKIVNTAGVDLKVKKENFNNYNIEEVAEHHFKANNIKGVKYEAYTPNLKSILPNYKVALKSFSMIGVEGVNNDWNDFGKWMYDRLLTGTDQIPEQRITEVQNLTAGVTDKIERAKMIYKYMQDKTRYISIQVGIGGWKPMLANDVDKLGYADCKGLTNYTKALLEAVDVPSYYTVVYGGNSIRNIDDEFSQIEGNHVILCVPNEDENIFLECTSQTNPFGFTAGFTDDRDVLLVKPEGGEIVHTKVYEADDSIQKTVARINLDDTGSFTAEVNITTTGFQYNIHEGIETETERDQQLHYKDYWDNINGLTINDIVIENDKKNIIYKEDIKLSSTNYASKSGVRLIFQPNMFNKVTNIPPRYSERRLEFKIDRAFKDVDEFVIQIPEGLKIEAMTEGKELNTKFGTYNFKLEALEGNKIKYARTYILNKGNYEKEDYKAFRDFRKQIVKNDKTKVVLIKA is encoded by the coding sequence ATGCCTAGAATAAAATCTATTCTATCCCTCTTTTTATTATTTATTTCATTTTACAGCTTTTCACAAACAGAAGATGCCTACAGTGCTTTATTGGTACCAGATGAATTGAAAACTAAAGTAAATGCTGTCGTTAGGTATGAGCAAAAAATAGTTGAGATTATTAGTGTAGAAGAGATAAAGGTGACTAAAAAGCGCATTACTACTGTGTTTAATAAATATGGTAATAGACATATTAATGCAGGTGAAGGGTATGATTCTCATAGGGAAATAAAAGACATAGAAGCTCGTATTTACGATGCCTCTGGTGAAGAAATTAAAAAGATAAAAGAACGGGATTTTGTGGATGCGAGTGCTGTGAGTCAAATATCAATCTATGAAGATGACCGTGTTAAATACCTAAAATATATTCCTGTTAAATATCCTTATACTGTAGAGTATACTTCAGAAGTTAAATATAAAAGCACTGCGTTTTTTCCAAATTGGCAACCTATAGATGATTTTTATCTGAGTGTACAACATGCTGAATACAAAATTGTCAATACAGCTGGTGTTGATTTAAAAGTAAAAAAGGAGAATTTTAATAATTATAATATAGAAGAGGTTGCTGAGCACCATTTTAAAGCAAATAATATAAAAGGGGTAAAATATGAAGCTTATACTCCCAACTTAAAAAGTATACTTCCTAATTACAAAGTGGCTTTGAAATCATTTAGTATGATTGGTGTAGAAGGTGTAAATAATGATTGGAATGACTTTGGTAAATGGATGTACGACCGTTTATTAACTGGCACAGATCAAATTCCGGAACAACGAATTACTGAAGTTCAAAACCTAACCGCTGGAGTTACCGATAAAATAGAGCGTGCAAAAATGATATATAAATACATGCAAGACAAAACACGCTATATAAGTATACAAGTTGGTATAGGTGGATGGAAACCTATGTTAGCTAATGATGTAGATAAGTTAGGTTATGCAGACTGTAAAGGCTTAACTAATTATACTAAAGCTCTATTAGAAGCTGTGGATGTACCATCATATTACACCGTTGTTTATGGTGGTAATAGTATTAGAAATATTGATGATGAGTTTTCTCAAATAGAAGGTAATCATGTGATTCTCTGTGTGCCCAATGAAGATGAAAATATATTTTTAGAATGTACGAGCCAAACCAATCCTTTTGGTTTTACAGCAGGTTTTACTGATGATAGAGATGTTTTATTGGTTAAGCCTGAAGGAGGTGAAATTGTGCATACTAAAGTGTATGAAGCTGATGATAGTATTCAAAAAACAGTAGCAAGAATTAATTTAGATGATACAGGTAGTTTTACTGCAGAAGTTAATATAACTACTACAGGATTTCAGTATAATATTCATGAAGGTATTGAAACAGAAACAGAAAGAGATCAACAATTACATTATAAAGATTATTGGGATAATATCAATGGTTTAACTATTAATGATATAGTAATTGAGAATGACAAGAAGAATATAATTTATAAAGAGGATATAAAATTATCTTCAACAAATTATGCCTCAAAAAGTGGTGTGAGACTCATATTTCAGCCTAATATGTTTAATAAGGTAACAAATATTCCTCCACGATATTCTGAGCGAAGACTTGAGTTTAAAATTGATCGTGCCTTTAAAGATGTAGACGAATTTGTGATACAAATTCCGGAGGGGTTAAAAATTGAAGCCATGACTGAAGGCAAAGAATTGAATACAAAATTTGGTACCTATAACTTTAAACTAGAAGCTTTAGAGGGTAACAAAATTAAATATGCTAGAACCTATATTTTAAATAAAGGTAATTACGAAAAAGAAGATTATAAAGCCTTCAGAGATTTTAGAAAACAAATCGTTAAAAACGACAAAACTAAAGTCGTTTTAATTAAAGCTTAA
- the dtd gene encoding D-aminoacyl-tRNA deacylase: MKVVIQRVSEASVIINNSEVASIKKGLLILLGIVSEDSQDDINWLCNKILNLRIFPDTNNVMNTSLLDAEGNIIVVSQFTLHASTKKGNRPSYIKAAKPDVAIPLYEAFVKTLKTESGKPIQTGEFGADMKVHLVNDGPVTIIIDSKDKI, from the coding sequence ATGAAAGTAGTGATACAAAGAGTTTCAGAAGCTTCAGTTATAATTAATAACTCTGAAGTTGCATCAATTAAAAAGGGGCTATTAATTCTTCTAGGAATTGTTAGTGAAGATAGTCAAGATGATATCAATTGGCTTTGTAACAAGATTTTGAATCTACGTATCTTCCCAGATACAAATAATGTGATGAATACCTCATTGTTAGATGCTGAAGGAAATATAATTGTAGTAAGTCAGTTTACACTTCATGCAAGTACAAAAAAAGGGAATCGTCCAAGTTATATTAAAGCCGCTAAACCAGATGTTGCAATTCCGCTTTATGAAGCTTTTGTAAAAACACTTAAAACTGAATCAGGGAAACCTATTCAAACAGGAGAATTTGGGGCAGACATGAAAGTCCATTTAGTGAATGACGGACCAGTGACAATAATCATAGACTCTAAAGACAAAATCTAA